TCGCGTTGGCCTTGCTCCTGGTGGGGCTGGCTTTGGCGGCGGTGGGGATCGCGCCGCTAGCGGTCTTCGCCGCCCTGCTGGAGGGCGCGGCCGGAAGCTGGCTGGCAGTCACCGACAGCCTGACCAAGGCGATGCCGCTGGTGTTCACCGGCCTGGCGGTCAGCGTCGCTTTTACCGGCGCGCTGTGGAATATCGGGGCCGATGGCCAGCTTCTGGTGGGCGCGATGGCCGCCTGCGCCCTGGGTCTGCATCTGCCTGGTTGGCCTCATCTGCTCGCGGTCACGGCGCTGCTGTTGGCCGGCGCGCTGGCCGGCGCCTTGTGGAGCGGCCTATGCGGAATGCTCAAAACCCGCTACCGGGTCAACGAAGTCATCAGCACCATCATGCTCAACTATGTCGCGATCCAGGCGGTCAGTTGGGCCGTGCATGGGCCGCTGATGGAGCCCTCGCGCGCGCTGCCCGTGAGCGCGCCAATCGCGCCGGCGGCGCAGCTTGACCTCTATTTTGCTCCCAGCCAGCTCAACTTTGGGCTGGTGCTGGCGCTGCTGATGGCGGTTGGCTGCGAGATCTGGCTGTATCGGACCGAAGCGGGTTTCAAGCTGCGGGCGGTGGGCAAAAACGCGCGCGCCGCGGCTTTTTATGGCTTGGGGGTGAACCGGGTCACCCTCGCCACGATGGCGCTGTCGGGCGCGCTGGC
This is a stretch of genomic DNA from Candidatus Binataceae bacterium. It encodes these proteins:
- a CDS encoding ABC transporter permease, with translation MRGPLAAIALALLLVGLALAAVGIAPLAVFAALLEGAAGSWLAVTDSLTKAMPLVFTGLAVSVAFTGALWNIGADGQLLVGAMAACALGLHLPGWPHLLAVTALLLAGALAGALWSGLCGMLKTRYRVNEVISTIMLNYVAIQAVSWAVHGPLMEPSRALPVSAPIAPAAQLDLYFAPSQLNFGLVLALLMAVGCEIWLYRTEAGFKLRAVGKNARAAAFYGLGVNRVTLATMALSGALAGLGGAVQISAISGRLYENFSPGWGYEAIAVALVARLNPLAVVLTAGFFGALDNGSQSIQRVLGISPVLVQVIQAVVIFLLLAFDTPVLRRAPSSAQASQTSSAEPAVNA